From a single Plutella xylostella chromosome 5, ilPluXylo3.1, whole genome shotgun sequence genomic region:
- the LOC105391269 gene encoding uncharacterized protein LOC105391269 isoform X1, giving the protein MAAIHNSESFIILIIFAVIVQLTCFPLDKPSDDDHTLVLRFKRQLGNSHIADHALVSAHELKGAQHGRYGYGQQHDTVIVNVPDNNNNNNYRNPNNNGGTTVVVVEEQNSRYPTGRTGYGYYRRM; this is encoded by the exons atggCAGCTATTCATAACAGTGaaagttttattattcttattattttcgCAGTGATAGTTCAACTGACTTGTTTTCCCTTGGAC AAGCCGTCTGATGATGATCACACCTTAGTTCTCCGCTTCAAAAGGCAGTTGGGGAATAGCCATATTGCAG ACCATGCATTAGTCTCAGCTCATGAGTTGAAAGGAGCGCAGCATGGCCGATACGGCTACGGGCAGCAGCACGACACAGTCATCGTCAACGTACCTG acaataataacaacaacaaCTACAGGAATCCTAACAACAATGGTGGCACAACAGTAGTGGTTGTAGAAG AACAAAACTCCAGATACCCGACCGGACGAACCGGCTACGGCTACTACCGCAGGATGTAA
- the LOC105391269 gene encoding uncharacterized protein LOC105391269 isoform X2 gives MAAIHNSESFIILIIFAVIVQLTCFPLDPSDDDHTLVLRFKRQLGNSHIADHALVSAHELKGAQHGRYGYGQQHDTVIVNVPDNNNNNNYRNPNNNGGTTVVVVEEQNSRYPTGRTGYGYYRRM, from the exons atggCAGCTATTCATAACAGTGaaagttttattattcttattattttcgCAGTGATAGTTCAACTGACTTGTTTTCCCTTGGAC CCGTCTGATGATGATCACACCTTAGTTCTCCGCTTCAAAAGGCAGTTGGGGAATAGCCATATTGCAG ACCATGCATTAGTCTCAGCTCATGAGTTGAAAGGAGCGCAGCATGGCCGATACGGCTACGGGCAGCAGCACGACACAGTCATCGTCAACGTACCTG acaataataacaacaacaaCTACAGGAATCCTAACAACAATGGTGGCACAACAGTAGTGGTTGTAGAAG AACAAAACTCCAGATACCCGACCGGACGAACCGGCTACGGCTACTACCGCAGGATGTAA
- the LOC105391268 gene encoding glycine-rich cell wall structural protein 1.0 isoform X1, producing MEGRRVLVLALSLAAVAAGYQGEGEQVLLVAPVLAPPRDARTHVTDRARQFPVLVLLSRQNQGPKQEPSAKSLHGSQQPIYVQKLEDQQRNEVDQPKSRDKRHLKKLLHFGLGGGWLGGGGGGSHEGGYSSGGYSSGGYSHGWSYGGHGGGGGYQEPSKTIIVKVIKEDAGYSGHHGGGHQGGYQGGYQGGYEGGYQQSSYQGHQGSYQGHQGGYQGHQQSGYQGGQGGGYGSGGGGGFGSGGGGGYGSGGGGGGGGGGGGGGGGGGYGGGNYGGQQGGHQGGGSYGGGGPVLQPSPCGGGCSGGYNNGGGGGGATATATATATATANSYSSGSGYGKR from the exons ATGGAAGGTCGCCGAGTGCTGGTCCTTGCTCTGAGcctggcggcggtggcggcgggcTACCAGGGTGAAGGTGAACAAGTGTTGCTCGTGGCGCCCGTGCTGGCCCCGCCGCGGGATGCGCGCACGCACGTCACGGACCGCGCCCGACAGTTCCCCGTGCTAGTGCTGCTGTCCCGGCAGAACCAGGGCCCCAAGCAGGAGCCCTCAGCCAAGTCTCTGCACGGATCCCAGCAGCCCATTTATGTGCAG AAACTTGAAGATCAACAAAGAAACGAGGTTGACCAGCCAAAGAGTCGCGACAAGCGTCACTTGAAGAAACTCCTGCACTTTGGCCTTGGGGGAGGCTGGctcgggggcgggggcgggggcagCCACGAAGGCGGCTACAGCTCTGGGGGCTACAGTTCCGGGGGCTACAGCCACGGGTGGTCGTACGGGggccacggcggcggcggcggctaccAAGAGCCATCCAAAACTATCATCGTAAAAGTCATTAAAGAAGATGCTG GTTACTCAGGCCATCATGGCGGCGGTCACCAAGGGGGCTACCAAGGGGGATACCAGGGTGGTTACGAAGGCGGATACCAGCAGAGTAGCTACCAAGGACACCAAGGCAGTTACCAAGGTCACCAAGGTGGTTACCAAGGACATCAACAAAGCGGTTACCAAGGGGGACAAGGCGGTGGCTACGGAAGCGGGGGCGGCGGTGGTTTCGgcagcgggggcggcggcggttaCGGCAGCGGCggtggaggcggcggcgggggcggtggcggtggcggcggcggcggcggcggataTGGCGGTGGGAACTACGGTGGACAACAAGGAGGCCATCAAGGAGGCGGCAGCTATGGCGGTGGTG GTCCAGTGCTGCAGCCATCCCcctgcggcggcggctgctccGGGGGCTACAACaacggcggcgggggcgggggcgccaCTGCCACTGCTACTGCCACGGCCACGGCCACCGCCAACTCTTACTCTTCTGGCTCAGG ATATGGAAAACGATAA
- the LOC119694322 gene encoding protein enabled homolog → MAAKKHIFTPMEKKHFVELLKNFTGIIENKNTDGATLREKNNAWEELTREYNASPHATTQVTNKQLRRLWMNMKQRQRDALTRERQQGQRVALTRERQYRLGTGGGPSISDAAIDPDVSQVAPALIVGIEDAMDSDTTQENTYDRILIDSQPVSEPTNESPFLHPYPTVSTSNTVVEFALVHRPQSPPAPTPLSPPPPQTPPPPQTPPPPQTPLPAQTPRPAPPPPSAAQSFQKTKNLILENEYKERQRRAEEIHKYEVILLQHKIREAKAKADLAELHLRTAGMPTASGNE, encoded by the exons ATGGCGGCTAAAAAGCATATTTTTACTCCAATGGAGAAAAAACACTTTGTggaattattaaaaaactttaccggcattattgaaaataaaaatacggaCGGGGCTACGCTGAGAGAAAAAAACAATGCCTGGGAAGAGTTGACTAGAGAATACAATGCTAGTCCTCATGCGACCACTCAG GTGACAAACAAGCAACTCAGGCGTCTCTGGATGAATATGAAGCAGCGCCAGAGGGATGCCCTGACTAGAGAAAGGCAGCAGGGCCAGCGGGTGGCCCTCACTAGAGAGCGGCAGTATCGCCTTGGCACTGGAGGAGGGCCCTCGATTTCGGATGCTGCCATTGACCCAGATGTGTCGCAGGTGGCACCAGCTTTAATAGTAGGGATCGAAGATGCTATGGATTCCGACACTACTCAAG AAAATACATATGATCGCATATTAATAGATTCCCAGCCTGTCTCAGAACCCACAAATGAATCCCCCTTCCTTCATCCATACCCAACTGTTTCCACATCCAATACAGTTGTGGAATTCGCACTTGTCCACCGTCCTCAGTCACCACCAGCACCTACTCCACTATCACCACCACCTCCTCAAACTCCACCACCTCCTCAAACTCCACCACCTCCTCAAACTCCATTACCTGCTCAAACTCCACGACCCGCTCCACCACCACCATCAGCTGCACAATCATTCCAGAAaactaaaaatttaatattggaAAATGAATATAAGGAAAGACAGAGACGGGCTGAGGAAATTCACAAGTATGAAGTAATATTGCTTCAGCACAAAATTAGAGAGGCTAAGGCCAAAGCTGATCTAGCGGAGCTACATTTGCGTACAGCAG gtatgCCTACAGCTAGCGGGAATGAATAA
- the LOC105391268 gene encoding glycine-rich protein DOT1 isoform X2 gives MEGRRVLVLALSLAAVAAGYQGEGEQVLLVAPVLAPPRDARTHVTDRARQFPVLVLLSRQNQGPKQEPSAKSLHGSQQPIYVQKLEDQQRNEVDQPKSRDKRHLKKLLHFGLGGGWLGGGGGGSHEGGYSSGGYSSGGYSHGWSYGGHGGGGGYQEPSKTIIVKVIKEDAGYSGHHGGGHQGGYQGGYQGGYEGGYQQSSYQGHQGSYQGHQGGYQGHQQSGYQGGQGGGYGSGGGGGFGSGGGGGPVLQPSPCGGGCSGGYNNGGGGGGATATATATATATANSYSSGSGYGKR, from the exons ATGGAAGGTCGCCGAGTGCTGGTCCTTGCTCTGAGcctggcggcggtggcggcgggcTACCAGGGTGAAGGTGAACAAGTGTTGCTCGTGGCGCCCGTGCTGGCCCCGCCGCGGGATGCGCGCACGCACGTCACGGACCGCGCCCGACAGTTCCCCGTGCTAGTGCTGCTGTCCCGGCAGAACCAGGGCCCCAAGCAGGAGCCCTCAGCCAAGTCTCTGCACGGATCCCAGCAGCCCATTTATGTGCAG AAACTTGAAGATCAACAAAGAAACGAGGTTGACCAGCCAAAGAGTCGCGACAAGCGTCACTTGAAGAAACTCCTGCACTTTGGCCTTGGGGGAGGCTGGctcgggggcgggggcgggggcagCCACGAAGGCGGCTACAGCTCTGGGGGCTACAGTTCCGGGGGCTACAGCCACGGGTGGTCGTACGGGggccacggcggcggcggcggctaccAAGAGCCATCCAAAACTATCATCGTAAAAGTCATTAAAGAAGATGCTG GTTACTCAGGCCATCATGGCGGCGGTCACCAAGGGGGCTACCAAGGGGGATACCAGGGTGGTTACGAAGGCGGATACCAGCAGAGTAGCTACCAAGGACACCAAGGCAGTTACCAAGGTCACCAAGGTGGTTACCAAGGACATCAACAAAGCGGTTACCAAGGGGGACAAGGCGGTGGCTACGGAAGCGGGGGCGGCGGTGGTTTCGgcagcgggggcggcggcg GTCCAGTGCTGCAGCCATCCCcctgcggcggcggctgctccGGGGGCTACAACaacggcggcgggggcgggggcgccaCTGCCACTGCTACTGCCACGGCCACGGCCACCGCCAACTCTTACTCTTCTGGCTCAGG ATATGGAAAACGATAA